One stretch of Cyclopterus lumpus isolate fCycLum1 chromosome 10, fCycLum1.pri, whole genome shotgun sequence DNA includes these proteins:
- the rnf103 gene encoding E3 ubiquitin-protein ligase RNF103 codes for MWLKLFFLLLYFIVLFMLARIFEAVVWYETGMFATQLVDPVTLSYKKLKTILECRGLGYSGLAEKKDVSELVEKSGELTHGELYSAIKKEKEQTEAGDAGTTHFSGEMHFYELVEDTKDGIWLVQVIAQDRDALLSQSNWGKMVQKVSQFGIRTGTFNCSNDYRSCIKRGWQRSTLIMSVPQTSASKGKVMLKEYNGRRIETEHIFRWMTSHVAHRIKTLRQSEQLVEEWRSDPAHPVKMFLFARLSQPPAFFSALSVKFTGRIEFIFVDVRRWDNHSILSEIGVTQSPAYILKMPEGIYRYGNSTGEFLSLAAMDTFLRSIQPEVNDLFVLSLVLINLLAWMDLFITQGATVKRFVVLIRTLGTYNSILLGSWLPVLALLQLPYLETLYGCSLKLLRYTDTTTLASLVRADWTFYSSHPALFLSTYLAHGLLVDYFEKKRRCGIRSQEDSTTNLEWLASLWDWYTSYLLHPIASLQQVPSDHSDWDDDHNFLLERLAFPDLWLRPLVNVDYINALPTWRFRAVGEDTGEGDEETDGLHSDTESREQMDSPPHSSSQECNNMDASSSCQSFCCRHGNRGSPSANGSLKDGCPCDWSVWPCGVLHCSECVVCLENFVGEELLMGLPCGHAFHQHCIVVWLAAGRHCCPVCRWPSYKKKQQRAAQSSAEVPLQG; via the exons ATGTGGCTGAAGCTGTTCTTCCTGCTCCTGTACTTCATAGTGCTATTCATGCTAGCGAGGATCTTTGAGGCCGTAGTTTGGTATGAGACCGGGATGTTCGCCACGCAGCTGGTTGATCCCGTCACTCTCAGTTATAAGAAGCTGAAGACCATCCTGGAGTGTCGAGGGCTGGGCTACTCCGGACTGGCCGAGAAGAAGGACGTCAGCGAGCTAGTCGAGAAATCAG GAGAGTTGACACATGGCGAGCTGTACTCGGCCatcaagaaggagaaggagcagacGGAGGCAGGAGATGCCGGCACAACACACTTCAGTGGAGAGATGCACTTCTATGAATTAGTGGAGGACACTAAAGATGGGATATGGCTGGTTCAG gTCATTGCCCAGGACCGGGACGCTCTGCTCAGTCAGTCCAACTGGGGGAAGATGGTGCAGAAAGTGTCTCAGTTTGGGATCAGAACTGGAACCTTCAACTGCTCTAATGACTACAG GTCATGTATCAAGCGTGGATGGCAGCGCTCCACTCTGATCATGTCCGTTCCCCAGACCTCGGCATCAAAGGGTAAAGTAATGCTGAAAGAATACAACGGCCGTCGCATTGAAACGGAGCACATCTTCCGCTGGATGACCTCCCACGTGGCTCATCGAATCAAAACCCTGCGTCAGTCTgagcagctggtggaggagtGGCGCTCTGACCCGGCCCACCCGGTGAAGATGTTTCTGTTCGCCCGTCTGTCCCAGCCGCCCGCCTTCTTCTCTGCGCTGTCGGTCAAGTTCACCGGCAGGATTGAGTTCATCTTCGTGGATGTACGTCGCTGGGACAACCACAGCATCCTATCAGAGATTGGTGTGACACAGAGCCCCGCCTACATTCTCAAGATGCCTGAGGGCATCTATCGCTATGGCAACAG tACGGGGGAGTTCTTGTCCCTGGCTGCCATGGATACTTTCCTACGATCCATCCAGCCCGAGGTCAATGATCTGTTTGTCCTCAGTCTGGTCCTGATCAACTTGCTAGCCTGGATGGACCTCTTCATCACACAg GGAGCAACAGTGAAACGATTTGTAGTTCTGATCCGCACACTTGGAACCTACAACTCCATCCTGCTGGGGTCCTGGCTTCCGGTTCTG gctctcctccagctgccctATCTGGAAACTCTGTATGGTTGTAGTCTGAAGCTGCTTCGGTATACTGACACCACCACATTGGCCAGCCTGGTGAGAGCTGACTGGACCTTCTACTCGTCCCACCCAGCTCTCTTCCTGTCCACCTACCTGGCCCACGGCCTGCTGGTCGACTACTTTGAGAAGAAACGCCGCTGTGGCATCAGGAGCCAAGAGGACAGCACCACCAACCTGGAGTGGCTGGCCAGTCTGTGGGACTGGTACACTTCCTATCTGCTCCACCCAATCGCATCGCTGCAGCAGGTCCCGTCTGACCACTCCGACTGGGACGATGACCACAACTTCTTATTGGAGCGTTTGGCTTTCCCCGACCTCTGGCTTCGCCCTTTAGTAAACGTGGACTATATTAACGCCCTGCCAACCTGGAGGTTCAGAGCTGTTGGGGAGGACACTggggagggggatgaggagacAGATGGTTTACATTCAGACACAGAGAGCAGGGAGCAGATGGATTCCCCTCCACATAGCAGCAGTCAGGAGTGCAACAACATGGACGCCAGCAGTAGCTGTCAGTCATTCTGCTGTCGGCATGGGAACAGAGGCTCACCATCCGCCAACGGGTCACTGAAGGACGGCTGCCCCTGTGATTGGTCGGTGTGGCCCTGTGGCGTGCTGCACTGCTccgagtgtgtggtgtgtctggaGAATTTTGTGGGCGAGGAGCTGCTGATGGGTCTGCCCTGTGGCCACGCCTTCCACCAGCACTGCATCGTGGTGTGGCTGGCAGCAGGCAGACACTGCTGCCCCGTGTGCCGCTGGCCCAGCTACAAGAAGAAACAGCAGAGAGCTGCACAGAGCTCTGCTGAGGTCCCACTGCAGGGCTGA
- the abhd18 gene encoding protein ABHD18 isoform X1, whose translation MCWSMGVSRLDVFYRRLLLTKLFIGGWGKPEDLKRIFEFRKIIGDRERCRSLVPEDYPVHINKTEEHIDCHIHDGFFISPLEHLVPGILPAEAVKARFQFIVPKRWQKNRPVCIHLAGTGDHFFWRRRTLMARPMVKEAGMASLLLENPYYGSRKPKDQLRSSLKNVSDLFVMGGALILESTVLLRWLESEGYWPLGMTGISMGGYMASLAVTNWPKPIPLIPCLSWSTASSVFTTGVLSKAVNWKELEKQYAIDSVYEEEIIKLLDYCGADSFKMGPYFSKNVDSLEHLLGLSGDVRASVGQSSKAGGQAEAGPGLLIGAGPEGGEARADQLFSSGNTGGRSLGTPRSLHANSTLHGKKTDLAKCYRPSLHRESISFMKAVMDECTHMANFSVPVDTSLIIVVQAKEDAYVPRTGVLSLQEIWPGCEVRYLNGGHISAYLFKQNVFRRAIYDTFDRFCLKYPNMH comes from the exons ATGTGCTGGTCCATGGGTGTGAGCCGACTGGATGTATTTTACAGAAGGCTGCTCCTCACCAAACTCTTCATTGGGGGATGGGGGAAGCCTGAAGACCTCAAGAG AATCTTTGAGTTCCGTAAGATCATTGGAGACCGAGAGAGGTGCAGGTCTCTGGTGCCTGAAGACTACCCAGTTCACATTAACAAG ACAGAGGAGCACATTGACTGTCACATCCACGATGGGTTCTTCATCTCTCCTCTGGAGCACTTGGTTCCTGGAATCCTGCCAGCAGAGGCTGTCAAAGCCAG GTTCCAGTTCATAGTTCCCAAGAGGTGGCAGAAGAACAGACCAGTATGCATCCACTTGGCAGGGACCGGAGACCAT tttttcTGGCGTCGGCGGACCCTGATGGCCAGGCCCATGGTCAAAGAGGCAGGAATGGCTTCACTGCTTCTGGAGAACCCTTATT ATGGCTCCCGTAAACCCAAAGACCAACT GCGCTCCAGTCTAAAGAATGTGTCCGACCTGTTTGTGATGGGCGGGGCTTTGATCCTGGAGTCAACAGTACTTCTCCGGTGGCTGGAGAGCGAAGGTTACTGGCCACTAGGAATGACTGGGATCTCCATGGGAGGATAT ATGGCATCCCTGGCAGTCACCAACTGGCCGAAGCCCATCCCTCTGATTCCCtgtttgtcctggtccactgcCTCTAGTGTCTTCACCACG ggagtgTTGAGCAAAGCAGTGAACTGGAAAGAGCTGGAGAAGCAGTATGCCATTGACTCTGTGTATGAAGAAGAGATCATCAAGCTGTTGGACTACTGTGGG GCTGATTCCTTTAAGATGGGTCCATATTTTTCCAAGAATGTGGACTCGTTGGAGCATCTGTTGGGCCTGTCTGGAGATGTCAGAGCATCAGTGGGTCAGAGCTCCAAAGCTGGAGGGCAAGCAGAGGCTGGACCAGGCCTGTTGATTGGTGCAGGCCCTGAAGGGGGCGAGGCAAGAGCAGACCAATTGTTTTCATCTGGGAACACCGGTGGGAGGAGCTTGGGCACACCAAG AAGCCTTCATGCAAACAGCACACTGCATGGGAAGAAGACGGATTTAGCCAAATGCTATCGGCCATCCTTACATAGAGAATCCATAAGCTTCATGAAGGCAGTGATGGACGAATGCACACACATGGCCAACTTTTCTG TCCCCGTAGACACCAGTCTCATTATCGTGGTCCAGGCCAAAGAGGATGCCTACGTCCCTCGTACAGGAGTCCTCAGTCTGCAAGAGATCTGGCCAGGATGTGAAGTCAGATATCTGAATGGAGGACACATCAGTGCATACCTGTTTAAACAAAACGTCTTCAG ACGCGCCATATACGATACGTTCGACAGATTCTGCCTGAAGTATCCCAACATGCACTAG
- the abhd18 gene encoding protein ABHD18 isoform X2 — protein MCWSMGVSRLDVFYRRLLLTKLFIGGWGKPEDLKRIFEFRKIIGDRERCRSLVPEDYPVHINKTEEHIDCHIHDGFFISPLEHLVPGILPAEAVKARFQFIVPKRWQKNRPVCIHLAGTGDHFFWRRRTLMARPMVKEAGMASLLLENPYYGSRKPKDQLRSSLKNVSDLFVMGGALILESTVLLRWLESEGYWPLGMTGISMGGYMASLAVTNWPKPIPLIPCLSWSTASSVFTTGVLSKAVNWKELEKQYAIDSVYEEEIIKLLDYCGNVDSLEHLLGLSGDVRASVGQSSKAGGQAEAGPGLLIGAGPEGGEARADQLFSSGNTGGRSLGTPRSLHANSTLHGKKTDLAKCYRPSLHRESISFMKAVMDECTHMANFSVPVDTSLIIVVQAKEDAYVPRTGVLSLQEIWPGCEVRYLNGGHISAYLFKQNVFRRAIYDTFDRFCLKYPNMH, from the exons ATGTGCTGGTCCATGGGTGTGAGCCGACTGGATGTATTTTACAGAAGGCTGCTCCTCACCAAACTCTTCATTGGGGGATGGGGGAAGCCTGAAGACCTCAAGAG AATCTTTGAGTTCCGTAAGATCATTGGAGACCGAGAGAGGTGCAGGTCTCTGGTGCCTGAAGACTACCCAGTTCACATTAACAAG ACAGAGGAGCACATTGACTGTCACATCCACGATGGGTTCTTCATCTCTCCTCTGGAGCACTTGGTTCCTGGAATCCTGCCAGCAGAGGCTGTCAAAGCCAG GTTCCAGTTCATAGTTCCCAAGAGGTGGCAGAAGAACAGACCAGTATGCATCCACTTGGCAGGGACCGGAGACCAT tttttcTGGCGTCGGCGGACCCTGATGGCCAGGCCCATGGTCAAAGAGGCAGGAATGGCTTCACTGCTTCTGGAGAACCCTTATT ATGGCTCCCGTAAACCCAAAGACCAACT GCGCTCCAGTCTAAAGAATGTGTCCGACCTGTTTGTGATGGGCGGGGCTTTGATCCTGGAGTCAACAGTACTTCTCCGGTGGCTGGAGAGCGAAGGTTACTGGCCACTAGGAATGACTGGGATCTCCATGGGAGGATAT ATGGCATCCCTGGCAGTCACCAACTGGCCGAAGCCCATCCCTCTGATTCCCtgtttgtcctggtccactgcCTCTAGTGTCTTCACCACG ggagtgTTGAGCAAAGCAGTGAACTGGAAAGAGCTGGAGAAGCAGTATGCCATTGACTCTGTGTATGAAGAAGAGATCATCAAGCTGTTGGACTACTGTGGG AATGTGGACTCGTTGGAGCATCTGTTGGGCCTGTCTGGAGATGTCAGAGCATCAGTGGGTCAGAGCTCCAAAGCTGGAGGGCAAGCAGAGGCTGGACCAGGCCTGTTGATTGGTGCAGGCCCTGAAGGGGGCGAGGCAAGAGCAGACCAATTGTTTTCATCTGGGAACACCGGTGGGAGGAGCTTGGGCACACCAAG AAGCCTTCATGCAAACAGCACACTGCATGGGAAGAAGACGGATTTAGCCAAATGCTATCGGCCATCCTTACATAGAGAATCCATAAGCTTCATGAAGGCAGTGATGGACGAATGCACACACATGGCCAACTTTTCTG TCCCCGTAGACACCAGTCTCATTATCGTGGTCCAGGCCAAAGAGGATGCCTACGTCCCTCGTACAGGAGTCCTCAGTCTGCAAGAGATCTGGCCAGGATGTGAAGTCAGATATCTGAATGGAGGACACATCAGTGCATACCTGTTTAAACAAAACGTCTTCAG ACGCGCCATATACGATACGTTCGACAGATTCTGCCTGAAGTATCCCAACATGCACTAG
- the igbp1 gene encoding immunoglobulin-binding protein 1, translating to MAEYENTNDVSGAEPSKLCDLLERGWKIFEEVDGTNEPLASTSIQVQVKRGIGMLEEASRMVALLELFSRNEELEEIATADLKYLLLPALLGALSMKQTSRDKRLETVRAARAHFMDFLKRCKEYNSTHFELPHGTNESAGPEEASGNGSSPATVTPKPCPSDLVSMAAQRQAKIERYRQRKELEARLSDVRRAVDSGQADDEVSRDFYHLNVRRWVNVCLEEIESIDQEMEILKNMDGLKQGADKKSAQPARPPMKPFILTKDAVQAKVFGAGYPSLPTMTVDDWYEQHRKRGAMPDQGIPSTVDGEEDSDAKEREEEDKEKKAENDDEESLLKARNWDDWKESHRRGYGNRHNMG from the exons ATGGCGGAATATGAAAACACGAACGATGTTTCGGGCGCAGAACCGTCTAAACTCTGTGACCTGCTCGAGCGGGGGTGGAAGATATTTGAGGAGGTGGACGGTACAAACGAACCGCTCGCCTCGACCAGCATCCAGGTCCAAGTTAAACGCGGTATCGGTATGCTGGAAGAAGCGTCCAGAATGGTGGCCCTGCTCGAGCTGTTCAGCCGCAACGAAGAGCTCGAGGAGATCGCCACGGCCGACCTGAAGTACCTGCTGCTGCCGGCTCTGCTAGGAGCCCTGAGCATGAAGCAGACCAGCCGGGACAAGCGACTAGAGACAGTCCGAGCAGCCCGGGCGCACTTTATGGACTTCTTGAAGAGATGCAAAGAGTACAACAGCACACACTTTGAACTGCCACACGGGACGAATGAAAGCGCAGGTCCCGAAGAGGCGTCCGGAAATGGGTCGTCTCCGGCCACGGTCACG CCTAAACCCTGCCCATCAGACCTGGTTTCTATGGCAGCACAAAGACAGGCTAAGATTGAGCGGTACCGCCAGAGGAAGGAGCTGGAAGCCAGACTTTCAGATGTACGGAGAGCTGTGGACAGCGGACAAGCCGACGACGAAGTCAGCAGAGATTTCTACCACCTGAATGTCCGGAGATGGGTCAATGTGTGTCTGGAGGAAATAGAGAGCATTGACCAGGAGATGGAGATACTCAAGAATATGGATGGGCTGAAGCAGGGTGCCGACAAGAAGTCCGCTCAGCCAGCCAGGCCTCCCATGAAGCCCTTCATTCTCACCAAGGACGCTGTTCAG GCTAAAGTGTTCGGGGCTGGTTACCCGAGCCTCCCCACCATGACAGTAGACGACTGGTATGAACAGCACAGGAAGCGCGGAGCGATGCCTGACCAGGGGATTCCAAGTACGGTcgatggggaggaggacagcgatgcaaaagagagggaagaagaagataaagagaaGAAGGCTGAAAATGATGATGAGGAGTCTTTGCTGAAGGCCAGAAACTGGGACGACTGGAAAGAAAGCCATCGCAGAGGTTATGGAAACCGCCACAACATGGGCTAG
- the LOC117737498 gene encoding magnesium transporter protein 1-like — protein MSGNMFLSLVLLFLLYNDPADAQKKKETLMSEKVTQMMEWASKRSVIRMNGDKFRRFVKAPPRNYSVVIMFTALQPQRQCGVCKQADEEFQVLANSWRYSSAFTNKVFFAAVDFDEGSDVFQMLSMNSAPTFLHFPSKGKPRKTDTYELQVRGFAAEQLARWVADRTDVQIRVIRPPNYAGPLLLGFLLAVIGGLAYLRRHNLEFLFNKNVWAFSALCFVLIMTSGQMWNHIRGPPYAHKNPSTGQVSYIHGSSQAQFVAETHIVLLFNAAVTLGMVLLCEAATSDIDIGKRKIMCVAGIGLVMLFFSWLLSVFRAKYHGYPYSFLMT, from the exons ATGTCTGGGAACATGTTCCTCTCGCTggttctcctctttcttttatACAATGACCCCGCTGACGcgcagaagaaaaaagag ACTCTGATGTCAGAGAAGGTGACTCAGATGATGGAGTGGGCCTCCAAGCGCTCAGTAATCCGGATGAATGGAGATAAGTTTCGTCGCTTTGTCAAGGCTCCTCCCAGGAACTACTCTGTGGTCATCATGTTCACGGCACTGCAGCCACAGAGGCAGTGTGGGGTCTGCAA ACAAGCTGATGAGGAGTTCCAGGTGCTGGCTAACTCCTGGCGTTATTCTTCTGCCTTCACTAACAAAGTCTTCTTTGCAGCTGTCGATTTTGATGAAGGATCAGACGTCTTTCAGATG cTTAGTATGAATTCTGCGCCGACCTTTCTTCACTTCCCATCCAAAGGGAAACCTCGCAAGACTGATACCTATGAGCTGCAGGTCAGAGGCTTTGCAGCTGAGCAGCTGGCCAGATGGGTGGCAGACAGGACTGATGTGCAG atCCGTGTCATTCGTCCCCCCAACTATGCAGGGCCTCTCCTGCTGGGCTTCCTCCTGGCTGTGATTGGAGGACTGGCGTATTTGCGAAGACACAATTTGGAGTTTCTCTTTAACAAGAATGTCTGGGCCTTCTCTGCACTG TGCTTTGTCCTCATCATGACTTCAGGCCAGATGTGGAACCACATCAGAGGACCACCTTATGCACACAAGAACCCCAGCACCGGCCAAGTG agctACATCCACGGCAGCAGTCAGGCCCAGTTTGTGGCAGAGACGCACattgtcctcctcttca ATGCTGCTGTTACCTTGGGAATGGTGCTGCTGTGTGAGGCCGCTACCTCGGACATTGACATTGGAAAGAGGAAGA ttatgTGTGTAGCAGGTATTGGTCTGGTGATGCTGTTCTTCAGCTGGCTGCTGTCAGTTTTCAGAGCAAAGTACCATGGTTACCCATACAG CTTCCTGATGACTTAA